Proteins co-encoded in one Brassica rapa cultivar Chiifu-401-42 chromosome A02, CAAS_Brap_v3.01, whole genome shotgun sequence genomic window:
- the LOC103853331 gene encoding MYB-like transcription factor ETC3 → MDKHLRTKQTKTSPIVASSASQEVSSIEWEALNMNQEEEDLVCRMHKLVGDRWELIAGRIPGRTAQEIERFWVMKNN, encoded by the exons ATGGATAAGCATCTCAGGACGAAGCAGACCAAGACTAGTCCCATTGTTGCTTCTTCTGCATCTCAAG AAGTGAGTAGTATTGAGTGGGAAGCTCTGAATAtgaatcaagaagaagaagatttggTCTGTCGAATGCATAAGCTTGTCGGTGACAG GTGGGAATTGATAGCTGGGAGGATCCCAGGAAGAACTGCACAAGAAATTGAGAGGTTTTGGGTCATGAAGAATAACTGA